The proteins below are encoded in one region of Cyclopterus lumpus isolate fCycLum1 chromosome 8, fCycLum1.pri, whole genome shotgun sequence:
- the cyth3b gene encoding cytohesin-3, which yields MDEDNQVPEDLSLEERDELSNIRRRKKELLDDIERLKFEIAEVMTEIEQLTCVGESKTTQRNKQIAMGRKKFNMDPKKGILFLLENDLLQNTPEDISQFLYKGEGLNKTVIGDYLGERDDFNIKVLHAFVELHEFADLNLVQALRQFLWSFRLPGEAQKIDRMMEAFASRYCQCNLGVFQSTDTCYVLSFAIIMLNTSLHNPNVRDKPPVERFISMNRGINEGGDLPEELLRNLFDSIKSEPFKIPEDDGNDLTHTFFNPDREGWLLKLGGRVKTWKRRWFILTDNCLYYFEYTTDKEPRGIIPLENLSIREVEEPRKPNCFELYNPNHKGQVIKACKTEADGRVVEGNHVVYRISAPTPEEKEEWIKSIKASISRDPFYDMLATRKRRIANKK from the exons TCCCCGAGGACCTGTCTTTGGAGGAAAGAGATGAGCTGTCAAATATACGGCGCAGGAAAAAGGAGCTTCTGGATGATATTGAA CGGCTGAAGTTTGAGATCGCAGAAGTGATGACTGAGATTGAGCAGCTGACCTGTGTGGGGGAGAG CAAAACCAcgcaaagaaacaaacagattGCCATGGGGAGGAAGAAGTTCAACATGGACCCTAAAAAG GGGATCCTGTTTCTTCTGGAGAACGATCTTCTGCAGAACACCCCCGAGGACATCTCCCAGTTCCTCTACAAAGGAGAAGGGCTCAACAAAACAGTCATCGGGGACTACTTAGGGGAACG ggaTGACTTCAACATCAAGGTGCTGCATGCGTTTGTGGAGCTTCATGAGTTTGCAGACCTCAACCTCGTACAAGCCTTAAG GCAGTTTCTGTGGAGCTTCAGACTTCCTGGTGAAGCCCAGAAGATTGATCGTATGATGGAGGCGTTCGCCTCCAGGTACTGCCAATGCAATCTTGGCGTCTTCCAGTCCAcag ACACCTGCTATGTCCTATCATTTGCCATCATTATGCTGAACACAAGCCTGCACAATCCCAACGTCAGAGACAAGCCCCCCGTGGAGCGCTTCATCTCCATGAACAGAGGGATCAATGAGGGAGGAGACCTCCCGGAGGAGCTACTCAGG aATCTTTTCGACAGCATCAAAAGCGAACCATTTAAGATCCCAGAGGATGACGGGAACGACCTGACGCACACGTTCTTTAACCCAGACAGAGAGGGCTGGCTGCTTAAACTAG GGGGCCGAGTGAAGACCTGGAAGAGAAGGTGGTTCATCTTGACTGACAACTGCCTCTACTACTTTGAATACACAACA GACAAGGAGCCTCGTGGGATCATCCCGCTGGAGAATCTCAGCAtcagggaggtggaggagccaAGGAAACCT AACTGTTTTGAGCTCTATAACCCTAATCACAAAGGTCAGGTGATCAAAGCCTGCAAGACGGAGGCAGATGGGCGCGTTGTCGAGGGCAACCATGTGGTGTACAGGATATCAGCTCCCACGccagaagagaaagaggagtggaTTAAATCTATCAA GGCCAGCATTAGCAGAGACCCCTTCTACGACATGCTGGCCACCAGGAAGAGACGCATCGCCAACAAGAAGTGA
- the LOC117735289 gene encoding voltage-dependent calcium channel gamma-5 subunit-like isoform X1 encodes MSACSRKTLTLLSSFFAISGLGLLGAAVSTDYWLYLEEGVVMPLNQSIDIKTSLHSGLWRVCFLAVFTFHVFVFPSSSGDESGRCFTVAFIMPMNIQLTSESTANVLKMIRSATPFPLVSLFFMFIGFVLNNIGHVRPHRSILAFVSGIFFILSGLALVVGLVLYISSINDEMLNRTKSSEAFFTYKYGWSFAFAAISFLLTESAGVMSVYLFMKRYSAEEMYRPRLQSFYRPRVSNCSGHSSQFLQPEVWSRGRSPSDISSEASLQMSAGYPAVLKCPDHAHVSSSPC; translated from the exons ATGAGCGCGTGCAGCAGGAAGACTCTGACATTGCTGAGCAGCTTCTTTGCGATCAGCGGCCTGGGGCTGTTGGGAGCGGCGGTCAGCACCGACTACTGGTTGTACCTGGAGGAGGGCGTCGTTATGCCTCTGAACCAGAGTATCGACATTAAGACCTCGCTGCACTCCGGCCTCTGGAGAGTCTGCTTCCTGGCCG tttttacttttcatgtcTTCGTGTTTCCATCCTCTTCAGGTGACGAGTCCGGTCGCTGCTTCACCGTGGCCTTCATCATGCCCATGAACATCCAGTTGACGTCAGAGTCCACAGCAAACGTGCTCA AGATGATCCGCTCGGCCACTCCGTTCCCCCTGGTCAGCCTCTTCTTCATGTTCATCGGCTTCGTCCTCAACAACATCGGCCACGTCCGGCCTCACCGCTCCATCCTGGCGTTTGTATCCGGgatcttcttcatcctctcag GTCTGGCTCTGGTGGTGGGTCTGGTGCTGTACATCTCCAGTATAAATGATGAAATGCTCAACAGGACTAAGAGCAGCGAGGCCTTTTTCACCTACAAGTACGGCTGGTCCTTTGCATTCGCCGCCATCTCTTTCCTGCTCACCGAG AGCGCAGGCGTCATGTCCGTCTACCTGTTCATGAAGCGCTACTCGGCGGAGGAGATGTACCGGCCTCGCCTCCAGAGCTTCTACCGGCCTCGTGTCAGCAACTGCTCCGGCCACTCGAGCCAGTTCCTCCAGCCGGAGGTGTGGTCGCGTGGGCGAAGTCCCTCCGACATCTCGAGTGAAGCCTCGCTCCAGATGAGCGCCGGCTACCCTGCTGTCCTCAAATGCCCCGACCACGCCCACGTGTCCTCCTCACCCTGCTGA
- the LOC117735289 gene encoding voltage-dependent calcium channel gamma-5 subunit-like isoform X2 — MSACSRKTLTLLSSFFAISGLGLLGAAVSTDYWLYLEEGVVMPLNQSIDIKTSLHSGLWRVCFLAGDESGRCFTVAFIMPMNIQLTSESTANVLKMIRSATPFPLVSLFFMFIGFVLNNIGHVRPHRSILAFVSGIFFILSGLALVVGLVLYISSINDEMLNRTKSSEAFFTYKYGWSFAFAAISFLLTESAGVMSVYLFMKRYSAEEMYRPRLQSFYRPRVSNCSGHSSQFLQPEVWSRGRSPSDISSEASLQMSAGYPAVLKCPDHAHVSSSPC, encoded by the exons ATGAGCGCGTGCAGCAGGAAGACTCTGACATTGCTGAGCAGCTTCTTTGCGATCAGCGGCCTGGGGCTGTTGGGAGCGGCGGTCAGCACCGACTACTGGTTGTACCTGGAGGAGGGCGTCGTTATGCCTCTGAACCAGAGTATCGACATTAAGACCTCGCTGCACTCCGGCCTCTGGAGAGTCTGCTTCCTGGCCG GTGACGAGTCCGGTCGCTGCTTCACCGTGGCCTTCATCATGCCCATGAACATCCAGTTGACGTCAGAGTCCACAGCAAACGTGCTCA AGATGATCCGCTCGGCCACTCCGTTCCCCCTGGTCAGCCTCTTCTTCATGTTCATCGGCTTCGTCCTCAACAACATCGGCCACGTCCGGCCTCACCGCTCCATCCTGGCGTTTGTATCCGGgatcttcttcatcctctcag GTCTGGCTCTGGTGGTGGGTCTGGTGCTGTACATCTCCAGTATAAATGATGAAATGCTCAACAGGACTAAGAGCAGCGAGGCCTTTTTCACCTACAAGTACGGCTGGTCCTTTGCATTCGCCGCCATCTCTTTCCTGCTCACCGAG AGCGCAGGCGTCATGTCCGTCTACCTGTTCATGAAGCGCTACTCGGCGGAGGAGATGTACCGGCCTCGCCTCCAGAGCTTCTACCGGCCTCGTGTCAGCAACTGCTCCGGCCACTCGAGCCAGTTCCTCCAGCCGGAGGTGTGGTCGCGTGGGCGAAGTCCCTCCGACATCTCGAGTGAAGCCTCGCTCCAGATGAGCGCCGGCTACCCTGCTGTCCTCAAATGCCCCGACCACGCCCACGTGTCCTCCTCACCCTGCTGA